In Cynocephalus volans isolate mCynVol1 chromosome 3, mCynVol1.pri, whole genome shotgun sequence, one DNA window encodes the following:
- the LOC134372662 gene encoding olfactory receptor 4K14-like, giving the protein MNKENQSGVSEFVLLGLCHSWNIQVLLFVTFFMLYLTIISGNTVIVILIITDPHLHSPMYFLLANLSFVDMWLSSVTTPKMITDFLRENKTISFGGCMCQILFAHFIAASEMVLLVIMAYDRYVAICKPLYYSTIMSLQKCIGLVVTSWATGFVHAMSEMVVIVQLPFCGPREIDSFFCDIPLVIKLTCMDSYNLDILMNIDSGMVAVTCFILLLISYTYILLTVCQSSKTGASKALSTCTAHISVVVLFFGPCIFIYVWPVTITWVDKFLAVFYSVITPLLNPAIYTLRNQKMKNAMKRCRSYYMDSKVNTLNA; this is encoded by the coding sequence atgaataaagaaaatcagtCTGGAGTGTCAGAATTTGTGCTTCTGGGACTCTGCCACTCATGGAATATACAGGTCTTACTCTTTGTGACATTTTTTATGCTTTACCTGACCATTATATCTGGAAATACTGTCATTGTGATCCTAATCATCACTGACCCTCATCTCCATTCCCCCATGTACTTTTTGTTGGCCAACCTGTCCTTTGTTGATATGTGGCTTTCCTCAGTCACCACTCCTAAGATGATCACAGACTTTCTGAGGGAAAACAAAACCATCTCCTTTGGAGGCTGCATGTGCCAGATCCTCTTTGCCCATTTCATTGCAGCCAGTGAGATGGTGCTACTTGTGATAATGGCCTATgatcgctatgtggccatctgcaaaccactCTACTACTCAACCATTATGAGTCTTCAGAAGTGCATTGGGCTGGTGGTGACTTCCTGGGCCACTGGCTTTGTGCATGCTATGAGTGAAATGGTTGTGATTGTGCAGCTgcctttctgtggccccaggGAAATAGACAGCTTCTTCTGTGATATACCACTGGTCATCAAGCTTACCTGCATGGATTCCTATAATTTGGACATTTTAATGAACATTGACAGTGGTATGGTAGCTGTAACATGCTTTATTCTGCTGCTGATATCCTACACATATATTCTCCTCACTGTCTGCCAAAGCTCTAAAACTGGGGCATCTAAGGCGCTCTCTACCTGCACTGCCCACATCTCAGTAGTGGTGCTCTTCTTTGGGCCATGCATCTTCATCTATGTGTGGCCAGTCACCATCACCTGGGTGGACAAGTTTCTTGCAGTGTTTTACTCGGTTATTACACCTCTCCTAAATCCAGCTATTTATACCCTGAGAAATCAAAAGATGAAAAACGCTATGAAGAGATGCAGAAGCTATTACATGGATTCCAAGGTTAATACACTTAATGCCTAA